One Carassius gibelio isolate Cgi1373 ecotype wild population from Czech Republic chromosome B18, carGib1.2-hapl.c, whole genome shotgun sequence DNA segment encodes these proteins:
- the ric8b gene encoding synembryn-B isoform X1, producing MSLTAILSEIDGGDDKGVGKLLQKFNIENRHTFAFDHKEEDARIKLCQGLLTVLRRSDHPLCQSTCLETLRILSRDKRVLGPVATKEGILTLAGLARIHVAGHDGEPLEEAQSAEEERVVVEALKCLCNVVFNSVPAQQVGADVKLAEGLCARLPSVSSSHHEVGLFSLRLLFLLSALRPDVRGMLQKEAGAVRLLTDILERTLDVCWVGPYEAAPPKPEALPISSENNELAMEALKALFNITMSDSSDEDSDHQLRLIAGIMRHLLMLKTHTDDKTEEAHSHTINLLSNLPVRCLDVLIDVPVQGGIEMYGGKNMDVVQILLDFMERRIDKGTNYKEGLTPVLSLMTESSRYHREIRRYLKTQVLPPLKDVKERPEIGCTVRNKLVRLMTHVDMAVKQGAAEFLFVLCKESVDNLLKYTGYGNAAGLLMARGLLAGGRGETQYSSDEDSDTEEYKSAKPFINPITGHIELPIPNPMEEMTEEQKEYEAQKLVKMIDELSRKELIRPMGVRKDGTLAPLGEAIHQCSTPPSIDSDSD from the exons ATGAGTTTGACTGCTATTCTGTCAGAGATCGACGGTGGAGATGACAAAGGAGTTGGAAAGCTTTTGCAGAAGTTTAACATAGAG AACCGCCACACGTTTGCCTTTGACCACAAAGAGGAAGATGCACGAATT AAATTGTGTCAGGGTCTTCTTACAGTCCTTCGTCGGTCAGATCATCCACTTTGCCAAAGCACCTGCCTGGAGACCCTGCGCATCCTGTCGAGAGACAAGCGTGTACTTGGACCCGTAGCCACCAAAGAGGGCATCCTTACTCTAGCAGGACTGGCACGGATCCATGTGGCGGGACATGACGGAGAGCCGCTAGAGGAAGCACAGTCAGCAGAGGAGGAGAGGGTTGTAGTGGAGGCCCTCAAGTGCCTGTGCAATGTAGTGTTTAACAGCGTGCCGGCACAGCAGGTGGGTGCTGATGTGAAGTTGGCAGAGGGTCTGTGTGCCCGCTTGCCTTCGGTCAGCTCGTCCCATCATGAGGTGGGACTTTTCTCCCTCCGGCTGCTGTTTCTGCTTTCCGCCCTGCGGCCGGATGTGCGTGGTATGCTTCAGAAGGAGGCGGGTGCAGTGAGGTTGCTCACTGACATACTGGAACGCACCCTTGACGTCTGTTGGGTGGGGCCATATGAGGCCGCACCACCTAAACCAGAAGCCCTGCCCATTTCCTCAGAAAACAATGAGCTTGCCATGGAAGCCCTTAAAGCTCTGTTTAACATTACTATGTCTGATTCCAGTGATGAG GACAGTGACCACCAGCTTCGGCTGATTGCAGGCATCATGAGACATCTCCTAATGCTCAAGACACACACTGACGATAAAACTGAGGAGGCTCACAG TCATACCATAAATCTCCTGAGTAACCTTCCCGTGCGATGCCTGGATGTTCTAATAGACGTCCCTGTCCAAGGAGGGATTGAAATGTATGGTGGGAAGAACATGGACGTAGTGCAGATACTTCTAGATTTTATGGAGAGGAGGATAGACAAG GGGACCAACTATAAAGAAGGCTTGACACCTGTGCTGAGTCTGATGACAGAGAGCTCTAGATACCACAGGGAGATCCGCAGATACCTCAAGACCCAG GTGCTGCCTCCCCTGAAGGATGTGAAGGAAAGGCCGGAAATCGGTTGCACAGTTCGAAACAAACTGGTGCGTCTCATGACACATGTAGACATGGCAGTGAAACAGGGGGCCGCTGAGTTTCTCTTTGTGCTCTGCAAGGAGAGCG TGGATAATCTGTTGAAGTACACTGGTTATGGTAATGCTGCGGGACTGTTGATGGCACGAGGGTTGCTGGCCGGAGGCAGAGGAGAGACACAGTACTCATCTGATGAAGATTCTGACACTGAGGAGTACAAATCAGCCAAACCATT tATCAACCCCATCACAGGTCACATAGAGCTCCCAATTCCAAATCCTATGGAGGAGATGACAGAGGAGCAGAAGGAATATGAAGCTCAGAAGCTTGTCAAAATGATTGATGAATTATCAAG GAAGGAACTGATCAGACCAATGGGAGTGAGGAAGGATGGCACTCTAGCTCCCCTAGGAGAAGCCATCCATCAATGCAGCACTCCACCTAGCATTGACTCCGACTCAGACTAG
- the ric8b gene encoding synembryn-B isoform X2 has protein sequence MSLTAILSEIDGGDDKGVGKLLQKFNIENRHTFAFDHKEEDARIKLCQGLLTVLRRSDHPLCQSTCLETLRILSRDKRVLGPVATKEGILTLAGLARIHVAGHDGEPLEEAQSAEEERVVVEALKCLCNVVFNSVPAQQVGADVKLAEGLCARLPSVSSSHHEVGLFSLRLLFLLSALRPDVRGMLQKEAGAVRLLTDILERTLDVCWVGPYEAAPPKPEALPISSENNELAMEALKALFNITMSDSSDEDSDHQLRLIAGIMRHLLMLKTHTDDKTEEAHSHTINLLSNLPVRCLDVLIDVPVQGGIEMYGGKNMDVVQILLDFMERRIDKGTNYKEGLTPVLSLMTESSRYHREIRRYLKTQVLPPLKDVKERPEIGCTVRNKLVRLMTHVDMAVKQGAAEFLFVLCKESVDNLLKYTGYGNAAGLLMARGLLAGGRGETQYSSDEDSDTEEYKSAKPFINPITGHIELPIPNPMEEMTEEQKEYEAQKLVKMIDELSR, from the exons ATGAGTTTGACTGCTATTCTGTCAGAGATCGACGGTGGAGATGACAAAGGAGTTGGAAAGCTTTTGCAGAAGTTTAACATAGAG AACCGCCACACGTTTGCCTTTGACCACAAAGAGGAAGATGCACGAATT AAATTGTGTCAGGGTCTTCTTACAGTCCTTCGTCGGTCAGATCATCCACTTTGCCAAAGCACCTGCCTGGAGACCCTGCGCATCCTGTCGAGAGACAAGCGTGTACTTGGACCCGTAGCCACCAAAGAGGGCATCCTTACTCTAGCAGGACTGGCACGGATCCATGTGGCGGGACATGACGGAGAGCCGCTAGAGGAAGCACAGTCAGCAGAGGAGGAGAGGGTTGTAGTGGAGGCCCTCAAGTGCCTGTGCAATGTAGTGTTTAACAGCGTGCCGGCACAGCAGGTGGGTGCTGATGTGAAGTTGGCAGAGGGTCTGTGTGCCCGCTTGCCTTCGGTCAGCTCGTCCCATCATGAGGTGGGACTTTTCTCCCTCCGGCTGCTGTTTCTGCTTTCCGCCCTGCGGCCGGATGTGCGTGGTATGCTTCAGAAGGAGGCGGGTGCAGTGAGGTTGCTCACTGACATACTGGAACGCACCCTTGACGTCTGTTGGGTGGGGCCATATGAGGCCGCACCACCTAAACCAGAAGCCCTGCCCATTTCCTCAGAAAACAATGAGCTTGCCATGGAAGCCCTTAAAGCTCTGTTTAACATTACTATGTCTGATTCCAGTGATGAG GACAGTGACCACCAGCTTCGGCTGATTGCAGGCATCATGAGACATCTCCTAATGCTCAAGACACACACTGACGATAAAACTGAGGAGGCTCACAG TCATACCATAAATCTCCTGAGTAACCTTCCCGTGCGATGCCTGGATGTTCTAATAGACGTCCCTGTCCAAGGAGGGATTGAAATGTATGGTGGGAAGAACATGGACGTAGTGCAGATACTTCTAGATTTTATGGAGAGGAGGATAGACAAG GGGACCAACTATAAAGAAGGCTTGACACCTGTGCTGAGTCTGATGACAGAGAGCTCTAGATACCACAGGGAGATCCGCAGATACCTCAAGACCCAG GTGCTGCCTCCCCTGAAGGATGTGAAGGAAAGGCCGGAAATCGGTTGCACAGTTCGAAACAAACTGGTGCGTCTCATGACACATGTAGACATGGCAGTGAAACAGGGGGCCGCTGAGTTTCTCTTTGTGCTCTGCAAGGAGAGCG TGGATAATCTGTTGAAGTACACTGGTTATGGTAATGCTGCGGGACTGTTGATGGCACGAGGGTTGCTGGCCGGAGGCAGAGGAGAGACACAGTACTCATCTGATGAAGATTCTGACACTGAGGAGTACAAATCAGCCAAACCATT tATCAACCCCATCACAGGTCACATAGAGCTCCCAATTCCAAATCCTATGGAGGAGATGACAGAGGAGCAGAAGGAATATGAAGCTCAGAAGCTTGTCAAAATGATTGATGAATTATCAAG ATGA
- the rfx4 gene encoding transcription factor RFX4 isoform X2 yields MHCGLLEEPDMDSTESWIERCLNESECKRFSSHSSIGNMSNDENEEKENNRASKPHSTPATLQWLEENYEIAEGVCIPRSALYMHYLDFCEKLDSQPVNAASFGKIIRQQFPQLTTRRLGTRGQSKYHYYGIAVKESSQYYDVMYSKKGAAWVNETGKKEVTKQTVAYSPRSKLGTLLPDFPNVKDLNLPASLPEEKVSTFIMMYRTHCQRILDTVIRANFDEVQSFLLHFWQGMPPHMLPVLGSSTVVNIVGVCDSILYKAISGVLMPTVLQALPDSLTQVIRKFAKQLDEWLKVALHDLPENLRNIKFELSRRFSQILKRQTSLNHLCQASRTVIHSADITFQMLEDWRNVDLNSITKQTLYTMEDTREDQRRLIIQLYQEFDRLLEDQSPIEAYIEWLDSMVERCVIRVAGKRPGCLKRVAQQFLLMWSCFGTRVIRDMTLHSAPSFGSFHLIHLMFDDYVLYLLESLHCQERANELMRAMKGEGTPDSAEELMLMGSTPTSTSPGPYSPAKSVHSVGVPAVGSPNSAQSPEYTSISATTGAVQSYTWSLTYTVTTSGGSPSETGSQLSCMRGGPPLHGSSSAHRMPVYPHRDEHGYTGSYNYSSYANQHHHAIQSQYSSLTHEPGLPTPLHYSSYHRTSAQYPQMSRMESCLMSGSPLLHSSTVTPRWPDVPSANSCYTSPAVHTSRYSAGDMYSPLAPRRNSEYEHAQHFPGFAYINGEATTGWAK; encoded by the exons ATGCATTGTGGGCTGCTGGAAGAGCCTGACATGGATTCCACAG AGAGCTGGATTGAAAGATGTCTGAACGAAAGCGAGTGCAAACGCTTTTCCAGTCACTCTTCTATTGGAAATATGTCCAACGACGAAA acGAGGAGAAAGAAAACAACCGAGCATCTAAGCCACATTCAACACCTGCCACATTACAATG GTTGGAGGAGAACTATGAGATCGCAGAGGGTGTTTGTATTCCTCGCAGTGCACTGTACATGCATTATTTGGACTTCTGCGAGAAACTTGATTCTCAGCCGGTCAACGCCGCAAGCTTTGGGAAG ATAATAAGACAACAGTTTCCACAGTTAACCACACGGAGACTGGGAACCAGAGGCCAGTCAAA GTATCACTACTATGGAATCGCCGTGAAAGAGAGCTCTCAGTACTACGATGTGATGTACTCTAAAAAGGGCGCTGCGTGGGTGAACGAGACGGGCAAGAAAGAGGTCACCAAACAGACAGTGGCGTATTCACCGCGCTCCAAGCTGGGCACTCTCCTGCCAGACTTTCCAAATGTCAAAGACTTAAATCTGCCCGCCAGTCTGCCAGAGGAGAAG GTCTCAACATTTATCATGATGTACAGAACTCACTGCCAGAGGATACTGGATACAGTCATACGAGCCAACTTTGATGAG GTCCAGAGCTTTCTGTTGCACTTTTGGCAGGGCATGCCACCCCACATGCTCCCTGTCCTGGGCTCTTCTACAGTGGTCAACATAGTCGGTGTGTGTGACTCCATATTATACAAGGCCATCTCAGGAGTCCTCATGCCCACCGTCCTACAGGCTCTGCCTGACAG CCTGACTCAGGTGATCAGGAAGTTCGCCAAGCAGCTGGACGAGTGGCTGAAGGTGGCATTACATGACCTGCCTGAGAACTTGCGCAACATAAAGTTTGAAT TGTCGAGAAGATTTTCCCAGATACTTAAACGACAGACATCATTAAACCATCTCTGTCAG GCTTCTCGAACCGTGATCCACAGTGCAGACATCACCTTTCAGATGCTTGAGGACTGGAGGAACGTAGACCTTAATAGCATCACTAAACAGACTCTTTATACAATGGAAGACACCAGAGAGGACCAGAGGAGGCTTATCATCCAGT tgTATCAAGAATTTGACAGACTGCTGGAAGACCAGTCGCCCATTGAAGCCTACATCGAGTGGCTGGACTCTATGGTGGAGAGATGTGTCATAAGG GTGGCGGGGAAGAGACCCGGATGCCTGAAGAGGGTAGCTCAACAGTTCCTGCTCATGTGGTCATGTTTCGGGACCAGAGTTATCCGGGATATGACGCTACATAGCGCACCCAGCTTCG GCTCATTCCATTTGATCCACCTGATGTTTGATGATTACGTGCTATACCTGCTTGAGTCTTTGCACTGCCAAGAGAGAGCCAATGAACTGATGAGGGCTATGAAAGGAGAGGGGACACCAG ATTCTGCGGAAGAGCTGATGCTCATGGGTTCCACCCCCACATCTACGTCACCTGGACCCTACTCTCCCGCCAAGTCTGTTCACTCGGTCGGTGTGCCTGCAGTGGGTTCCCCCAATTCAGCCCAGTCTCCAGAGTACACCAGTATATCAGCTACCACAG GAGCTGTTCAGTCATATACCTGGTCCCTTACATACACAGTGACAACCTCAGGTGGCAGCCCATCCGAGACTGGATCCCAGCTTTCCTGCATGCGAGGCGGACCCCCTCTACACGGCTCCTCATCTGCTCACAGGATGCCAGTCTACCCACATCGAGATGAGCATGG gtATACTGGCAGCTATAATTACAGCAGCTACGCAAACCAGCACCATCATGCTATCCAGAGTCAGTACTCCAGTTTAACCCACGAACCAGGGCTGCCCACCCCTCTGCACTATTCCTCATACCACCGGACCTCAGCACAG TATCCACAGATGTCCAGAATGGAGTCCTGTTTGATGAGCGGGTCGCCACTTCTACACTCGAGCACGGTGACCCCCCGATGGCCGGATGTGCCCTCAGCCAATAGCTGTTATACCAGCCCCGCTGTACACACATCACGCTACTCTGCCGGAGACATGTACTCCCCTCTCGCCCCACGCAGGAACTCTGAATATGAACATGCACAACATTTTCCAGGATTCGCCTATATTAACGGGGAGGCCACGACTGGGTGGGCAAAATGA
- the rfx4 gene encoding transcription factor RFX4 isoform X3 → MHCGLLEEPDMDSTESWIERCLNESECKRFSSHSSIGNMSNDENEEKENNRASKPHSTPATLQWLEENYEIAEGVCIPRSALYMHYLDFCEKLDSQPVNAASFGKIIRQQFPQLTTRRLGTRGQSKYHYYGIAVKESSQYYDVMYSKKGAAWVNETGKKEVTKQTVAYSPRSKLGTLLPDFPNVKDLNLPASLPEEKVSTFIMMYRTHCQRILDTVIRANFDEVQSFLLHFWQGMPPHMLPVLGSSTVVNIVGVCDSILYKAISGVLMPTVLQALPDSLTQVIRKFAKQLDEWLKVALHDLPENLRNIKFELSRRFSQILKRQTSLNHLCQASRTVIHSADITFQMLEDWRNVDLNSITKQTLYTMEDTREDQRRLIIQLYQEFDRLLEDQSPIEAYIEWLDSMVERCVIRVAGKRPGCLKRVAQQFLLMWSCFGTRVIRDMTLHSAPSFGSFHLIHLMFDDYVLYLLESLHCQERANELMRAMKGEGTPADSAEELMLMGSTPTSTSPGPYSPAKSVHSVGVPAVGSPNSAQSPEYTSISATTVTTSGGSPSETGSQLSCMRGGPPLHGSSSAHRMPVYPHRDEHGYTGSYNYSSYANQHHHAIQSQYSSLTHEPGLPTPLHYSSYHRTSAQYPQMSRMESCLMSGSPLLHSSTVTPRWPDVPSANSCYTSPAVHTSRYSAGDMYSPLAPRRNSEYEHAQHFPGFAYINGEATTGWAK, encoded by the exons ATGCATTGTGGGCTGCTGGAAGAGCCTGACATGGATTCCACAG AGAGCTGGATTGAAAGATGTCTGAACGAAAGCGAGTGCAAACGCTTTTCCAGTCACTCTTCTATTGGAAATATGTCCAACGACGAAA acGAGGAGAAAGAAAACAACCGAGCATCTAAGCCACATTCAACACCTGCCACATTACAATG GTTGGAGGAGAACTATGAGATCGCAGAGGGTGTTTGTATTCCTCGCAGTGCACTGTACATGCATTATTTGGACTTCTGCGAGAAACTTGATTCTCAGCCGGTCAACGCCGCAAGCTTTGGGAAG ATAATAAGACAACAGTTTCCACAGTTAACCACACGGAGACTGGGAACCAGAGGCCAGTCAAA GTATCACTACTATGGAATCGCCGTGAAAGAGAGCTCTCAGTACTACGATGTGATGTACTCTAAAAAGGGCGCTGCGTGGGTGAACGAGACGGGCAAGAAAGAGGTCACCAAACAGACAGTGGCGTATTCACCGCGCTCCAAGCTGGGCACTCTCCTGCCAGACTTTCCAAATGTCAAAGACTTAAATCTGCCCGCCAGTCTGCCAGAGGAGAAG GTCTCAACATTTATCATGATGTACAGAACTCACTGCCAGAGGATACTGGATACAGTCATACGAGCCAACTTTGATGAG GTCCAGAGCTTTCTGTTGCACTTTTGGCAGGGCATGCCACCCCACATGCTCCCTGTCCTGGGCTCTTCTACAGTGGTCAACATAGTCGGTGTGTGTGACTCCATATTATACAAGGCCATCTCAGGAGTCCTCATGCCCACCGTCCTACAGGCTCTGCCTGACAG CCTGACTCAGGTGATCAGGAAGTTCGCCAAGCAGCTGGACGAGTGGCTGAAGGTGGCATTACATGACCTGCCTGAGAACTTGCGCAACATAAAGTTTGAAT TGTCGAGAAGATTTTCCCAGATACTTAAACGACAGACATCATTAAACCATCTCTGTCAG GCTTCTCGAACCGTGATCCACAGTGCAGACATCACCTTTCAGATGCTTGAGGACTGGAGGAACGTAGACCTTAATAGCATCACTAAACAGACTCTTTATACAATGGAAGACACCAGAGAGGACCAGAGGAGGCTTATCATCCAGT tgTATCAAGAATTTGACAGACTGCTGGAAGACCAGTCGCCCATTGAAGCCTACATCGAGTGGCTGGACTCTATGGTGGAGAGATGTGTCATAAGG GTGGCGGGGAAGAGACCCGGATGCCTGAAGAGGGTAGCTCAACAGTTCCTGCTCATGTGGTCATGTTTCGGGACCAGAGTTATCCGGGATATGACGCTACATAGCGCACCCAGCTTCG GCTCATTCCATTTGATCCACCTGATGTTTGATGATTACGTGCTATACCTGCTTGAGTCTTTGCACTGCCAAGAGAGAGCCAATGAACTGATGAGGGCTATGAAAGGAGAGGGGACACCAG CAGATTCTGCGGAAGAGCTGATGCTCATGGGTTCCACCCCCACATCTACGTCACCTGGACCCTACTCTCCCGCCAAGTCTGTTCACTCGGTCGGTGTGCCTGCAGTGGGTTCCCCCAATTCAGCCCAGTCTCCAGAGTACACCAGTATATCAGCTACCACAG TGACAACCTCAGGTGGCAGCCCATCCGAGACTGGATCCCAGCTTTCCTGCATGCGAGGCGGACCCCCTCTACACGGCTCCTCATCTGCTCACAGGATGCCAGTCTACCCACATCGAGATGAGCATGG gtATACTGGCAGCTATAATTACAGCAGCTACGCAAACCAGCACCATCATGCTATCCAGAGTCAGTACTCCAGTTTAACCCACGAACCAGGGCTGCCCACCCCTCTGCACTATTCCTCATACCACCGGACCTCAGCACAG TATCCACAGATGTCCAGAATGGAGTCCTGTTTGATGAGCGGGTCGCCACTTCTACACTCGAGCACGGTGACCCCCCGATGGCCGGATGTGCCCTCAGCCAATAGCTGTTATACCAGCCCCGCTGTACACACATCACGCTACTCTGCCGGAGACATGTACTCCCCTCTCGCCCCACGCAGGAACTCTGAATATGAACATGCACAACATTTTCCAGGATTCGCCTATATTAACGGGGAGGCCACGACTGGGTGGGCAAAATGA
- the rfx4 gene encoding transcription factor RFX4 isoform X1 has protein sequence MHCGLLEEPDMDSTESWIERCLNESECKRFSSHSSIGNMSNDENEEKENNRASKPHSTPATLQWLEENYEIAEGVCIPRSALYMHYLDFCEKLDSQPVNAASFGKIIRQQFPQLTTRRLGTRGQSKYHYYGIAVKESSQYYDVMYSKKGAAWVNETGKKEVTKQTVAYSPRSKLGTLLPDFPNVKDLNLPASLPEEKVSTFIMMYRTHCQRILDTVIRANFDEVQSFLLHFWQGMPPHMLPVLGSSTVVNIVGVCDSILYKAISGVLMPTVLQALPDSLTQVIRKFAKQLDEWLKVALHDLPENLRNIKFELSRRFSQILKRQTSLNHLCQASRTVIHSADITFQMLEDWRNVDLNSITKQTLYTMEDTREDQRRLIIQLYQEFDRLLEDQSPIEAYIEWLDSMVERCVIRVAGKRPGCLKRVAQQFLLMWSCFGTRVIRDMTLHSAPSFGSFHLIHLMFDDYVLYLLESLHCQERANELMRAMKGEGTPADSAEELMLMGSTPTSTSPGPYSPAKSVHSVGVPAVGSPNSAQSPEYTSISATTGAVQSYTWSLTYTVTTSGGSPSETGSQLSCMRGGPPLHGSSSAHRMPVYPHRDEHGYTGSYNYSSYANQHHHAIQSQYSSLTHEPGLPTPLHYSSYHRTSAQYPQMSRMESCLMSGSPLLHSSTVTPRWPDVPSANSCYTSPAVHTSRYSAGDMYSPLAPRRNSEYEHAQHFPGFAYINGEATTGWAK, from the exons ATGCATTGTGGGCTGCTGGAAGAGCCTGACATGGATTCCACAG AGAGCTGGATTGAAAGATGTCTGAACGAAAGCGAGTGCAAACGCTTTTCCAGTCACTCTTCTATTGGAAATATGTCCAACGACGAAA acGAGGAGAAAGAAAACAACCGAGCATCTAAGCCACATTCAACACCTGCCACATTACAATG GTTGGAGGAGAACTATGAGATCGCAGAGGGTGTTTGTATTCCTCGCAGTGCACTGTACATGCATTATTTGGACTTCTGCGAGAAACTTGATTCTCAGCCGGTCAACGCCGCAAGCTTTGGGAAG ATAATAAGACAACAGTTTCCACAGTTAACCACACGGAGACTGGGAACCAGAGGCCAGTCAAA GTATCACTACTATGGAATCGCCGTGAAAGAGAGCTCTCAGTACTACGATGTGATGTACTCTAAAAAGGGCGCTGCGTGGGTGAACGAGACGGGCAAGAAAGAGGTCACCAAACAGACAGTGGCGTATTCACCGCGCTCCAAGCTGGGCACTCTCCTGCCAGACTTTCCAAATGTCAAAGACTTAAATCTGCCCGCCAGTCTGCCAGAGGAGAAG GTCTCAACATTTATCATGATGTACAGAACTCACTGCCAGAGGATACTGGATACAGTCATACGAGCCAACTTTGATGAG GTCCAGAGCTTTCTGTTGCACTTTTGGCAGGGCATGCCACCCCACATGCTCCCTGTCCTGGGCTCTTCTACAGTGGTCAACATAGTCGGTGTGTGTGACTCCATATTATACAAGGCCATCTCAGGAGTCCTCATGCCCACCGTCCTACAGGCTCTGCCTGACAG CCTGACTCAGGTGATCAGGAAGTTCGCCAAGCAGCTGGACGAGTGGCTGAAGGTGGCATTACATGACCTGCCTGAGAACTTGCGCAACATAAAGTTTGAAT TGTCGAGAAGATTTTCCCAGATACTTAAACGACAGACATCATTAAACCATCTCTGTCAG GCTTCTCGAACCGTGATCCACAGTGCAGACATCACCTTTCAGATGCTTGAGGACTGGAGGAACGTAGACCTTAATAGCATCACTAAACAGACTCTTTATACAATGGAAGACACCAGAGAGGACCAGAGGAGGCTTATCATCCAGT tgTATCAAGAATTTGACAGACTGCTGGAAGACCAGTCGCCCATTGAAGCCTACATCGAGTGGCTGGACTCTATGGTGGAGAGATGTGTCATAAGG GTGGCGGGGAAGAGACCCGGATGCCTGAAGAGGGTAGCTCAACAGTTCCTGCTCATGTGGTCATGTTTCGGGACCAGAGTTATCCGGGATATGACGCTACATAGCGCACCCAGCTTCG GCTCATTCCATTTGATCCACCTGATGTTTGATGATTACGTGCTATACCTGCTTGAGTCTTTGCACTGCCAAGAGAGAGCCAATGAACTGATGAGGGCTATGAAAGGAGAGGGGACACCAG CAGATTCTGCGGAAGAGCTGATGCTCATGGGTTCCACCCCCACATCTACGTCACCTGGACCCTACTCTCCCGCCAAGTCTGTTCACTCGGTCGGTGTGCCTGCAGTGGGTTCCCCCAATTCAGCCCAGTCTCCAGAGTACACCAGTATATCAGCTACCACAG GAGCTGTTCAGTCATATACCTGGTCCCTTACATACACAGTGACAACCTCAGGTGGCAGCCCATCCGAGACTGGATCCCAGCTTTCCTGCATGCGAGGCGGACCCCCTCTACACGGCTCCTCATCTGCTCACAGGATGCCAGTCTACCCACATCGAGATGAGCATGG gtATACTGGCAGCTATAATTACAGCAGCTACGCAAACCAGCACCATCATGCTATCCAGAGTCAGTACTCCAGTTTAACCCACGAACCAGGGCTGCCCACCCCTCTGCACTATTCCTCATACCACCGGACCTCAGCACAG TATCCACAGATGTCCAGAATGGAGTCCTGTTTGATGAGCGGGTCGCCACTTCTACACTCGAGCACGGTGACCCCCCGATGGCCGGATGTGCCCTCAGCCAATAGCTGTTATACCAGCCCCGCTGTACACACATCACGCTACTCTGCCGGAGACATGTACTCCCCTCTCGCCCCACGCAGGAACTCTGAATATGAACATGCACAACATTTTCCAGGATTCGCCTATATTAACGGGGAGGCCACGACTGGGTGGGCAAAATGA